AAGCAGGAGGCGAAGTTCAACCTCGGCGACTCGCTGAGCGACTCATCGATGAGACTCCCGAGGGTGGGCCTGAGTTCGCTCGTCCATGTCGAGGAGATGTTTCAATCGAAGTGCGAAGCCGACCGCAGGAAGGCGAATCGAGACGCGGAAGCGAAACGCCTCCTCATCAAGCCTCGTCCCCCGGAAGAGCGACGGCCCTGAAAGGCTGGCGTTCCTACGACCTGGTGCTAGCCTTGTCTCCATGCGAAATCGCGACGACTACGTGAAGGCTTCCGAAATCGGCTCGTACGCCTACTGCCCCGAAGCGTGGCGGCTCGGCGATGGTTTGCGGTTACCCAGCAGCAACGCGGCGAACCTGCGACGCGGCGAGGAAAGCCACGTCGAGACGGCGAGGTTCGTGCTGTGGATTCGGTGGGCGAGTCGTGCGGGTTGGTCGCTGCTCGTCGTCGCTGGCTTCATCCTCCTGGCCCTCGCACTCGTCGCCTACCTTCTCGGGGCGAAGGGCTGATGCTGGAGCATCTCCTTCTCGTCGCACTGGTGCTCGCCTTCGTGGGGGCGTTGCTCCTCTGGTGGTCGGTCCGAGCACGAGAGGGGAGGGGGCTCGGAGCTGGCGAGACCATCGCACTCGACGACCGGGAGCTTGTCTCGGAACGGCTGAAGCTCCGGGGGCGTCCCGACCGCATTCTCAGGGAGGACGGCGTTCTGATTCCCGAGGAGTGGAAGCCGAACGCGAAACGGGTCTACCCGGGGCATCGTCTCCAGCTCGGTGCTTACCTCCTGTTGATGGA
This genomic window from Paludisphaera mucosa contains:
- a CDS encoding CRISPR-associated protein Cas4, whose product is MLEHLLLVALVLAFVGALLLWWSVRAREGRGLGAGETIALDDRELVSERLKLRGRPDRILREDGVLIPEEWKPNAKRVYPGHRLQLGAYLLLMEEEFGERPPYGVVVIRDGERVKIQNTEALRTEVLEVAQRIRKHKQRLDDEIPVEQPVWKCRACGQRENCRRASL